The following proteins come from a genomic window of Coffea arabica cultivar ET-39 chromosome 11c, Coffea Arabica ET-39 HiFi, whole genome shotgun sequence:
- the LOC113716686 gene encoding oxysterol-binding protein-related protein 1D-like isoform X1: MNPLCCIAPVSVDRDRANPTVVKSQSESLGVGNALAAKPLGFNSRQSFSTSRISSVNGDSDLPANCNNNNVSSNNNSDGLVDQNVGEGKDAKAVYSGNVNVAGVLYKWVNYGKGWRARWFVLEDGVLSYYKVHGPDKIVINPGREKGAKVIGEESWRYMRKASCIGGYQHRVNGTVKQWKPFGEVHLKVSSVRASKSDDKRLSIFTGTKTLHLRCQSREDRTAWIEALLVAKDQFPRMLSSSDLETSEEFVVSTEKLRSRLLQEGLGEAVVKDCESIMLHEFSELQNQLKALQLKHILLVDRLRQLETEKIELETTVVDETKERDSCCGGNRRFSDFADFYSILSEGSASDSDADNESRGGGDIETDEEGMYFDTNDFMPAESLRSASYRSRENTENACSSFTNEKGSFFSDRLREVEIEIKAIEYPYVRRRNNLPEPKEREKPVGLWSIIKDNIGKDLSGVCLPVYFNEPLSSLQKCFEDLEYSYLVDRALQWGKQGNDLMRILNIAAFAVSGYASTEGRQCKPFNPLLGETYEADYPDKGLRFFSEKVSHHPMVVACHCEGRGWKFWADSNLKGKFWGRSIQLDPVGILSLQFEDGETFQWSKVTTSIYNIIIGTIYCDHYGTMRIRGSGKYSCKLKFKEQSIIDRNPHQVHGFVQDNKTGEKVAMLLGKWDEAMYYVLGDPTIKPKGYDPMTEAILLWERSKFVTKTRYNLTPFAISLNELTPGLPEKLPPTDSRLRPDQRHLENGEYELANSEKLRLEQLQRQARKLQERGWQPRWFQKDEDGCYHYVGGYWEAREKRNWEGIPNVFGQRNDLSPHVIE; encoded by the exons ATGAATCCCCTGTGCTGCATTGCTCCGGTTTCAGTCGATCGAGATCGGGCTAATCCGACTGTGGTGAAGTCGCAGAGCGAATCGTTAGGGGTGGGGAATGCTCTGGCTGCAAAACCCCTGGGTTTTAACTCGAGGCAGAGTTTTTCTACTTCTCGGATTTCGTCGGTGAATGGGGATTCCGATTTACCTGCAAactgtaataataataatgtcagCAGTAATAATAACTCCGACGGTCTTGTTGATCAAAATGTGGGCGAAGGAAAGGACGCAAAGGCAGTGTACAGTGGGAATGTGAACGTGGCTGGGGTGTTGTACAAGTGGGTGAACTATGGGAAGGGGTGGAGAGCTAGGTGGTTTGTGCTGGAAGATGGCGTGCTGTCGTACTATAAAGTTCACGGGCCGGATAAGATCGTGATCAATCCTGGGAGAGAGAAGGGCGCGAAGGTTATTGGGGAGGAATCCTGGAGGTATATGAGGAAAGCAAGTTGTATTGGGGGTTATCAGCATCGAGTTAACGGGACTGTTAAACAGTGGAAACCCTTTGGTGAAGTGCATTTGAAG GTGTCTTCTGTTCGAGCAAGCAAGTCAGATGACAAAAGGCTTTCAATATTCACTGGAACAAAAACTCTCCACTTGCGTTGCCAGTCTAGAGAAGACCGAACTGCATGGATCGAGGCACTTCTGGTTGCTAAAGATCAATTCCCAAGAATGCTGTCAAGTAGCGATTTGGAAACTTCTGAAGAGTTTGTTGTCTCAACAGAGAAGCTACGATCACGATTACTACAAGAGGGTCTTGGTGAGGCAGTTGTTAAGGATTGTGAGTCTATTATGCTTCATGAATTTAGTGAGCTGCAGAATCAGTTGAAGGCTCTTCAACTTAAACATATTTTGCTGGTGGACAGGTTGAGACAGCTTGAG ACTGAAAAGATTGAGTTGGAAACAACTGTGGTTGATGAAACCAAGGAGAGGGATTCATGTTGTGGAGGGAACAGAAGATTCAGTG ACTTTGCAGATTTTTATTCCATCTTGTCGGAGGGGAGTGCAAGTGATTCTGATGCCGATAATGAAAGCCGAGGTGGAGGAGATATTGAAACAGATGAAGAAGGCATGTATTTTGACACGAATGATTTTATGCCTGCTGAATCATTGAGAAGTGCTTCTTATCGAAGTAGAGAGAATACAGAAAATGCGTGTAGCTCTTTTACAAATGAAAAAGGCTCATTCTTTTCTGATCGTCTGAGGGAAGTTGAGATAGAAATTAAGGCAATTGAATATCCATATGTCAGAAGACGGAATAATTTGCCAGAACCTAAGGAGAGAGAAAAGCCAGTTGGGTTATGGTCAATAATCAAGGATAATATTGGAAAGGATCTGTCTGGAGTCTGCCTTCCAGTTTACTTCAATGAGCCACTATCTTCATTGCAGAAATGCTTTGAAGATTTGGAGTACTCATACTTGGTTGACCGTGCATTGCAATGGGGAAAGCAG GGGAATGATTTGATGAGAATATTGAATATAGCAGCTTTTGCTGTTTCTGGCTATGCTTCAACAGAGGGTAGGCAATGCAAACCTTTCAATCCTTTACTCGGGGAGACATACGAGGCTGACTACCCAGATAAAGGTCTACGTTTCTTCTCGGAAAAG GTTAGTCATCATCCAATGGTTGTTGCTTGTCACTGTGAGGGCAGAGGGTGGAAATTCTGGGCAGATTCCAATCTAAAAGGCAAGTTTTGGGGACGCTCGATTCAGCTTGATCCTGTGGGGATTCTTAGCTTGCAGTTTGAAGATGGTGAGACATTTCAATGGAGCAAGGTCACCACTTCCATATACAATATCATAATTGGTACAATCTATTGTGATCACTATGGTACCATGCGCATCAGGGGTAGCGGTAAATATTCTTGCAAGCTCAAATTCAAGGAGCAGTCTATCATAGACCGTAATCCACATCAG GTTCATGGATTCGTGCAAGACAACAAAACAGGAGAGAAGGTGGCAATGTTATTGGGGAAGTGGGATGAAGCGATGTACTATGTCTTGGGAGACCCCACTATAAAGCCTAAGGGATATGATCCCATGACAGAAGCCATATTGCTGTGGGAGAGGAGCAAATTTGTTACCAAGACAAGATACAATCTTACACCTTTTGCCATATCCTTAAATGAATTGACACCTGGCTTACCAGAGAAGCTTCCTCCAACTGATTCGAGGCTGAGGCCAGATCAACGGCATTTAGAGAATGGAGAGTATGAGCTGGCAAATTCTGAGAAGCTAAGACTTGAACAACTACAAAGACAG GCAAGAAAGCTGCAGGAGAGAGGTTGGCAGCCAAGATGGTTCCAGAAGGATGAGGACGGTTGTTACCACTATGTTGGGGGATATTGGGAAGCAAGGGAGAAACGAAATTGGGAAGGGATCCCCAATGTATTTGGACAGAGAAATGATTTGTCCCCTCATGTAATAGAGTAA
- the LOC113716686 gene encoding oxysterol-binding protein-related protein 1D-like isoform X2: MNPLCCIAPVSVDRDRANPTVVKSQSESLGVGNALAAKPLGFNSRQSFSTSRISSVNGDSDLPANCNNNNVSSNNNSDGLVDQNVGEGKDAKAVYSGNVNVAGVLYKWVNYGKGWRARWFVLEDGVLSYYKVHGPDKIVINPGREKGAKVIGEESWRYMRKASCIGGYQHRVNGTVKQWKPFGEVHLKVSSVRASKSDDKRLSIFTGTKTLHLRCQSREDRTAWIEALLVAKDQFPRMLSSSDLETSEEFVVSTEKLRSRLLQEGLGEAVVKDCESIMLHEFSELQNQLKALQLKHILLVDRLRQLETEKIELETTVVDETKERDSCCGGNRRFSDFYSILSEGSASDSDADNESRGGGDIETDEEGMYFDTNDFMPAESLRSASYRSRENTENACSSFTNEKGSFFSDRLREVEIEIKAIEYPYVRRRNNLPEPKEREKPVGLWSIIKDNIGKDLSGVCLPVYFNEPLSSLQKCFEDLEYSYLVDRALQWGKQGNDLMRILNIAAFAVSGYASTEGRQCKPFNPLLGETYEADYPDKGLRFFSEKVSHHPMVVACHCEGRGWKFWADSNLKGKFWGRSIQLDPVGILSLQFEDGETFQWSKVTTSIYNIIIGTIYCDHYGTMRIRGSGKYSCKLKFKEQSIIDRNPHQVHGFVQDNKTGEKVAMLLGKWDEAMYYVLGDPTIKPKGYDPMTEAILLWERSKFVTKTRYNLTPFAISLNELTPGLPEKLPPTDSRLRPDQRHLENGEYELANSEKLRLEQLQRQARKLQERGWQPRWFQKDEDGCYHYVGGYWEAREKRNWEGIPNVFGQRNDLSPHVIE; encoded by the exons ATGAATCCCCTGTGCTGCATTGCTCCGGTTTCAGTCGATCGAGATCGGGCTAATCCGACTGTGGTGAAGTCGCAGAGCGAATCGTTAGGGGTGGGGAATGCTCTGGCTGCAAAACCCCTGGGTTTTAACTCGAGGCAGAGTTTTTCTACTTCTCGGATTTCGTCGGTGAATGGGGATTCCGATTTACCTGCAAactgtaataataataatgtcagCAGTAATAATAACTCCGACGGTCTTGTTGATCAAAATGTGGGCGAAGGAAAGGACGCAAAGGCAGTGTACAGTGGGAATGTGAACGTGGCTGGGGTGTTGTACAAGTGGGTGAACTATGGGAAGGGGTGGAGAGCTAGGTGGTTTGTGCTGGAAGATGGCGTGCTGTCGTACTATAAAGTTCACGGGCCGGATAAGATCGTGATCAATCCTGGGAGAGAGAAGGGCGCGAAGGTTATTGGGGAGGAATCCTGGAGGTATATGAGGAAAGCAAGTTGTATTGGGGGTTATCAGCATCGAGTTAACGGGACTGTTAAACAGTGGAAACCCTTTGGTGAAGTGCATTTGAAG GTGTCTTCTGTTCGAGCAAGCAAGTCAGATGACAAAAGGCTTTCAATATTCACTGGAACAAAAACTCTCCACTTGCGTTGCCAGTCTAGAGAAGACCGAACTGCATGGATCGAGGCACTTCTGGTTGCTAAAGATCAATTCCCAAGAATGCTGTCAAGTAGCGATTTGGAAACTTCTGAAGAGTTTGTTGTCTCAACAGAGAAGCTACGATCACGATTACTACAAGAGGGTCTTGGTGAGGCAGTTGTTAAGGATTGTGAGTCTATTATGCTTCATGAATTTAGTGAGCTGCAGAATCAGTTGAAGGCTCTTCAACTTAAACATATTTTGCTGGTGGACAGGTTGAGACAGCTTGAG ACTGAAAAGATTGAGTTGGAAACAACTGTGGTTGATGAAACCAAGGAGAGGGATTCATGTTGTGGAGGGAACAGAAGATTCAGTG ATTTTTATTCCATCTTGTCGGAGGGGAGTGCAAGTGATTCTGATGCCGATAATGAAAGCCGAGGTGGAGGAGATATTGAAACAGATGAAGAAGGCATGTATTTTGACACGAATGATTTTATGCCTGCTGAATCATTGAGAAGTGCTTCTTATCGAAGTAGAGAGAATACAGAAAATGCGTGTAGCTCTTTTACAAATGAAAAAGGCTCATTCTTTTCTGATCGTCTGAGGGAAGTTGAGATAGAAATTAAGGCAATTGAATATCCATATGTCAGAAGACGGAATAATTTGCCAGAACCTAAGGAGAGAGAAAAGCCAGTTGGGTTATGGTCAATAATCAAGGATAATATTGGAAAGGATCTGTCTGGAGTCTGCCTTCCAGTTTACTTCAATGAGCCACTATCTTCATTGCAGAAATGCTTTGAAGATTTGGAGTACTCATACTTGGTTGACCGTGCATTGCAATGGGGAAAGCAG GGGAATGATTTGATGAGAATATTGAATATAGCAGCTTTTGCTGTTTCTGGCTATGCTTCAACAGAGGGTAGGCAATGCAAACCTTTCAATCCTTTACTCGGGGAGACATACGAGGCTGACTACCCAGATAAAGGTCTACGTTTCTTCTCGGAAAAG GTTAGTCATCATCCAATGGTTGTTGCTTGTCACTGTGAGGGCAGAGGGTGGAAATTCTGGGCAGATTCCAATCTAAAAGGCAAGTTTTGGGGACGCTCGATTCAGCTTGATCCTGTGGGGATTCTTAGCTTGCAGTTTGAAGATGGTGAGACATTTCAATGGAGCAAGGTCACCACTTCCATATACAATATCATAATTGGTACAATCTATTGTGATCACTATGGTACCATGCGCATCAGGGGTAGCGGTAAATATTCTTGCAAGCTCAAATTCAAGGAGCAGTCTATCATAGACCGTAATCCACATCAG GTTCATGGATTCGTGCAAGACAACAAAACAGGAGAGAAGGTGGCAATGTTATTGGGGAAGTGGGATGAAGCGATGTACTATGTCTTGGGAGACCCCACTATAAAGCCTAAGGGATATGATCCCATGACAGAAGCCATATTGCTGTGGGAGAGGAGCAAATTTGTTACCAAGACAAGATACAATCTTACACCTTTTGCCATATCCTTAAATGAATTGACACCTGGCTTACCAGAGAAGCTTCCTCCAACTGATTCGAGGCTGAGGCCAGATCAACGGCATTTAGAGAATGGAGAGTATGAGCTGGCAAATTCTGAGAAGCTAAGACTTGAACAACTACAAAGACAG GCAAGAAAGCTGCAGGAGAGAGGTTGGCAGCCAAGATGGTTCCAGAAGGATGAGGACGGTTGTTACCACTATGTTGGGGGATATTGGGAAGCAAGGGAGAAACGAAATTGGGAAGGGATCCCCAATGTATTTGGACAGAGAAATGATTTGTCCCCTCATGTAATAGAGTAA